GCATCCATGTGTGGTATCAGCAAAACAATTGTTGATGAAGCTCAAATAGCAGCTGAAAACCATGAGCATACTTCTGAGATTATCAAAAAACAGAATTTAGCATTAAAAGGTTTAAATAAAGAGAGAGTAGATATGCCATTGGGACTCCAAAGTGATTTCATTCGATTAACAAAGGGTGATGGATTAACTAACTCTAAACTTGGTACTGGCGAAAACGTCACCatatatgataataatataaaagcGAATGTGCTTAAGACATTATTTTCTCtaattgaatcaatttgaaattaactCTCTATAAGTACTCATTCTTATAGAtttatgtaaatatatataacaaacTGTTCatattaacatttttattctgTTCGATAAGATACTGTGACCTGTCTcgttttaatattttttgatttctcGAAATGAGAAGACTTCGactaataaattaatcacatcttaaattttttcatcCTAATATTGGCATACATTGATTTAGATAACACTCTTTCAAGTAGACCTGGTAATTATCTTGTCATagtcatatatatattataacGAAGTTTACTATATGGAAACCCTAACATAGTACTTTTCGCTAATCGCCAAAAAAGGTAACtcatcaaaaaatgaaccaaattgaaatttgttGTAAGAACAGACGATAGAAAATAGTATAAATTGTTCATGACATTATAGATAAGTAACAGTTACAGAAGAAACATGTGCATGTACAATCATTAGTTTGTATTAGTAGTTTAGATAGTTTCTTTGCGTTTAGCTTCTTTTAACTCTTTTGAATTGATCTCGTAGGATTAGGCCTAGTAAATGTATagttatttcaaattattgaataaatcCATAATACAAAACAAGTTGCAAACTATCATCTGTTACAGAACTATGTCAACATCTCAGAAACGCCTACCAGCTATTCAACTGACCCCTTTGGAATCCAAAATTTGTACATTACTAAATGAGTTTACCAGTGACTACAATGCATCAAACAATGAGGCAGAAGCTCTAGAATTAAGAATCACTGGTGGTTGGGTTAGGGATAAACTTTTGGGATCTCAATCCAATGATTTAGATATTGCTGTCAATATAATGTCTGGAGAATCATTTgcattgaaattaaatgattatCTTACTGAAAACTTCAGGAAATATAATGTTGAACCACATTCCATCCATAAAATTGACAAGAATCCAGAGAAATCAAAACATTTGGAAACAGCCACAACCAAATTATTTGGTGTTGAAGTTGATTTTGTGAACTTAAGGTCTGAAGAATACACGGATGATTCTAGAATTCCGACCGTTGAATTTGGTACTCCTAAACAGGATGCGCTAAGAAGAGATGCCACTTTGAATGCATTATTCTATAATATTggaaaaaatgaaattgaagatttaaCTAACTCTGGATTGCAAGATCTCAAAGATAGGACATTGAGAACACCATTACCTCCTCGTAAGACATTTTTAGATGATCCGTTACGTATTCTAAGATTAATCAGATTTGCCTCtagatataattttaaattagaTCCAGAAACCCTAGAAACTATGAAAGATTCCGATATCAATCTCGCATTTTATGTTAAAATATCCCGTGAACGTATTGGTGTAGAAAtggaaaaaataattgatggTGAAACTCCTTTAATTGGCATCAACCTAATACAATATACCCATATAGATAATGTGATTTTCCACTGGCATAACGATAACACTATTGTcgattttaataaaacaaataatacTAAGGACTTCAATTTAATAAGTGAGATTTATGATAATTCTGTTTTAAACGCTCATATCAAGGATGTTGTGAAAGTACTCAATAATAAGGCAAAGCTAGAAAATGATATCCCAATTTTATATTcgttaataaaaaaaagcCCTGCATTTAAGcgtatatttttattaggatttattttattaccGTTCCAAAATCTGAAGATTATTTGGAATGTCAAAAAGaaagtaaataataaaataccTGTAACTGAAAGCATTGTGAAGGACGGtttaaaattcaataaaaatgaagCGAGTTTGATCGCTTTGATAGTTGATTCCATTGAAcattataatgaaattgtAACTAAGTTTAACAATGATAGAAATTCTCTTTCTAGATCTGAAATTGGTTTATTTTTAAGAGAATTTAAAGGAAATTGGCAAGTAGTACATTTTGTTACTttattgaatcaattaGCAAGTAAAAATGAAAGTTGCTTGAATAATTATTCAAACTTCtacaattatattatagAAAGTGATTTGAAAGACTGTTATGATTTAAGACCATTAATTAATGGTAAAAGACTCCTTACATTAAGCGGTATGAAACCAGGTCCTTGGATGGGTAAAATAAACGATCTTGCTATTGTTTGGCAACTAGAACATCCAGATGGTACTGAAGATCAACTATTAGAACACCTGAAAAGCCTTCTTCCAACcgttatataaatagaatCATTTggtttgaaatattatatttataaaataattgcCCTTATTCAATATgaattgttttatattgaCTACATACATActtatatatctataataAAAGCAATATATACGCCAGGTGGgtaaataataagatataattagatgataaattcaaaaatctGATGAATACCACACACTTGAATATATAGTTTATTCTTCAGAATTTTATAACTTATGACTGTATAATCTGAAATATCACTTAAAAACCCAAGGAAAGAATAGTAGAGTAATTCATTTTGCCAATCTCTATAAAGCAGTTTGTAAGGAGTTGAAGATACAGTTTTATAGTTTAGATTTAGATCCAGCCCATTTCAAGGAAATAAATTTGGGTTTATATTGTATGTTAGattattgaaaacaaaaaagaaaatgcCATTAGGCTTCTATTCAtgagaaattttattatagtACACACTTGTTTATATGGCTAGTTCGATTCAtgttataaattattaattgtgCAGTTTAATGTAAGAAACTGAAAATAGTGATCGATTGacttaaaaatattcaaatacaTGACAGTGATTTTGTAGTTCCTTTAGGAATTCATATTATGGAAGATTATTAAACTTCTGAAATTTGACATTATGTCTCTCTACTTTGtcttttcattaaatcCTCTGCATGAGTGACACCAGGCAGCTCAAGGGAAACTCTGGCTCTATCAACAGAAAATCTAGTATCCAATTGGTTTGAAGTTAGCATCTGCTCTCTAGTTTGATCCAAAGATGTTCTGGCCCCCATACTTCTACGTGGGACTCTTTCTTCATCAGAATTTATATTAGGTGAAAATAACAGGTCTTGATTTTCTTTAGGAGAAGTCCAATTGTTTGGTTGATCTTTTCT
The sequence above is drawn from the Tetrapisispora phaffii CBS 4417 chromosome 2, complete genome genome and encodes:
- the CCA1 gene encoding tRNA adenylyltransferase (similar to Saccharomyces cerevisiae CCA1 (YER168C); ancestral locus Anc_8.233), which produces MYSYFKLLNKSIIQNKLQTIICYRTMSTSQKRLPAIQLTPLESKICTLLNEFTSDYNASNNEAEALELRITGGWVRDKLLGSQSNDLDIAVNIMSGESFALKLNDYLTENFRKYNVEPHSIHKIDKNPEKSKHLETATTKLFGVEVDFVNLRSEEYTDDSRIPTVEFGTPKQDALRRDATLNALFYNIGKNEIEDLTNSGLQDLKDRTLRTPLPPRKTFLDDPLRILRLIRFASRYNFKLDPETLETMKDSDINLAFYVKISRERIGVEMEKIIDGETPLIGINLIQYTHIDNVIFHWHNDNTIVDFNKTNNTKDFNLISEIYDNSVLNAHIKDVVKVLNNKAKLENDIPILYSLIKKSPAFKRIFLLGFILLPFQNLKIIWNVKKKVNNKIPVTESIVKDGLKFNKNEASLIALIVDSIEHYNEIVTKFNNDRNSLSRSEIGLFLREFKGNWQVVHFVTLLNQLASKNESCLNNYSNFYNYIIESDLKDCYDLRPLINGKRLLTLSGMKPGPWMGKINDLAIVWQLEHPDGTEDQLLEHLKSLLPTVI